The Chloroflexaceae bacterium genome has a segment encoding these proteins:
- a CDS encoding DUF92 domain-containing protein — protein sequence MGVDVSQIGLGLLLSTAIGGLAYWRQSLTMGGWAGAILTGTATMGFGGWAWGLALIAFFVSSSALSHYKEHVKEQRAAEKFAKGGRRDLAQALANGGVGALLALLYALLGGPPALLALFIGVMATVTADTWATELGVLSPHRPRLITTGKPVEPGTSGGISLLGTTASALGGLLIGLVMFLSLGIGQSLAGQPLIWQWWILPAAVLGGLGGSLADSLMGATVQAIYRYPNGKETEKTVGKDGTPNTFVRGWRWMNNDMVNLLSSLVGGLIAVLVFLTLA from the coding sequence GTGGGCGTTGATGTCTCACAAATCGGCCTGGGCTTACTGCTCAGTACGGCCATCGGCGGGCTGGCCTACTGGCGCCAGTCGCTGACGATGGGGGGCTGGGCCGGCGCCATTCTCACCGGCACGGCGACCATGGGTTTTGGCGGCTGGGCCTGGGGTCTGGCGCTGATCGCGTTTTTCGTCAGCAGCAGCGCGCTGTCGCACTACAAGGAGCATGTTAAGGAACAGCGCGCAGCCGAGAAGTTCGCCAAGGGCGGCAGGCGCGACCTGGCCCAGGCCCTGGCCAATGGCGGCGTTGGGGCGCTGCTGGCCTTGCTCTACGCCCTGCTCGGCGGGCCGCCGGCGCTGCTGGCCCTCTTTATCGGCGTGATGGCGACCGTTACCGCTGATACCTGGGCAACGGAACTGGGGGTGCTCAGCCCCCATCGCCCGCGCCTGATCACCACCGGCAAGCCAGTAGAGCCGGGCACCTCGGGCGGCATCTCGCTCCTGGGCACCACGGCTTCGGCCCTTGGCGGGCTGCTGATTGGCCTGGTCATGTTCTTGAGCCTGGGGATCGGCCAGAGCCTCGCCGGTCAGCCGCTGATATGGCAGTGGTGGATCCTGCCCGCGGCCGTGCTCGGCGGTCTGGGCGGTTCGCTGGCCGATAGTCTGATGGGCGCGACGGTGCAGGCGATCTACCGCTACCCCAACGGCAAGGAGACCGAAAAAACGGTTGGCAAAGACGGCACGCCCAACACTTTTGTGCGCGGCTGGCGCTGGATGAATAATGATATGGTCAACCTGCTCAGTTCGCTGGTTGGCGGGTTGATTGCCGTGCTGGTATTCCTGACTCTGGCCTGA
- a CDS encoding HIT family protein — protein MASVFSRIVRGELPAAKVYEDDLTLAFLDINPASRGHTLVICKDEYPDLLDLPPELVAAVARTTQIVARGIKAALQPDGFNIIQNNGAAAGQVVFHYHVHVIPRWAGDNAVRGWRPGTAVHDELNQTAELIRNQIGKEGA, from the coding sequence ATGGCCTCGGTCTTCTCGCGGATTGTCAGGGGTGAACTGCCGGCTGCCAAAGTGTATGAGGATGACCTGACCCTGGCGTTTTTAGACATCAATCCGGCATCGCGCGGGCATACCCTGGTGATCTGTAAGGACGAATACCCTGATCTGCTCGATCTGCCTCCGGAGCTAGTAGCGGCGGTGGCGCGCACCACCCAGATTGTTGCGCGAGGGATCAAGGCCGCGCTGCAACCCGATGGCTTCAATATTATCCAGAACAACGGGGCCGCAGCCGGTCAAGTTGTGTTCCACTATCACGTGCACGTCATCCCACGCTGGGCCGGCGACAATGCCGTGCGCGGCTGGCGCCCCGGCACGGCCGTGCACGATGAACTCAACCAGACTGCGGAGTTGATCCGGAACCAGATCGGCAAGGAGGGCGCATGA
- a CDS encoding flippase-like domain-containing protein yields MSLRTLQGKLLAALLLGLAVAIVMGLASDARAVWRDLGAFRWAWLPFILGLTALNYLLRWLKWEYYLRRLGLGHGVSRLDSGLIFTAGLVMSVTPGKLGEVFKSVLLKRVNGAAVSRSAPVVLAERLTDGLAMLLLMAMGLMLYPPARFAFVALVVAALAGILALQHRRLVGGVIEGTGRLPFGAKVAPRLRATYASTRELLEWRVLLTATLISVVSWGCECLAFYFVLVGVGVAGTPLLLLQATFIFAASTLFGLVSFLPGGLGVSEASSAGLLMAIVGLAASTAATATIIIRFCTLWFGVLLGVIALAWFGRRYRMDEQAEAAREPVEEAGVKI; encoded by the coding sequence ATGTCGTTACGAACCCTGCAGGGCAAACTCCTCGCTGCACTACTGCTCGGCCTGGCAGTGGCGATCGTGATGGGCCTGGCCAGCGACGCCCGCGCGGTGTGGCGCGATCTGGGCGCGTTTCGCTGGGCCTGGTTGCCCTTCATCCTTGGTCTTACCGCCCTGAACTACCTGCTGCGCTGGCTGAAGTGGGAATACTACCTGCGCCGGCTGGGTCTGGGTCACGGGGTTAGTCGCCTGGATAGCGGGTTAATCTTCACCGCTGGCCTGGTGATGTCGGTGACCCCTGGCAAGCTGGGCGAAGTGTTCAAGTCGGTGTTGCTCAAGCGAGTGAACGGGGCGGCAGTGAGCCGTTCAGCGCCGGTGGTGCTGGCCGAACGGCTCACCGACGGCCTGGCGATGCTGTTGCTGATGGCCATGGGGCTGATGCTCTATCCTCCGGCGCGATTTGCCTTTGTGGCGCTGGTGGTAGCGGCGCTGGCCGGGATTCTGGCGCTCCAGCATCGGCGCCTTGTTGGGGGGGTGATTGAGGGCACGGGCCGCTTGCCGTTCGGCGCGAAGGTTGCACCCCGGCTGCGCGCCACGTATGCCAGCACCCGGGAGTTGTTGGAATGGCGCGTCTTGCTCACCGCCACGCTCATCAGCGTCGTCTCCTGGGGCTGTGAATGCCTGGCCTTCTACTTTGTGCTGGTCGGCGTCGGAGTGGCAGGCACGCCACTGCTGCTCTTGCAGGCGACATTTATCTTCGCCGCGAGCACCCTGTTCGGGCTAGTCTCGTTCCTGCCGGGCGGCCTGGGCGTGAGCGAAGCGAGCAGCGCAGGCTTGCTGATGGCAATCGTGGGACTGGCTGCCAGCACGGCCGCCACGGCGACGATTATCATACGCTTTTGCACCCTGTGGTTCGGCGTCTTGCTGGGAGTGATCGCTCTGGCCTGGTTCGGTCGCCGCTACCGGATGGACGAGCAAGCTGAAGCCGCGCGGGAACCGGTGGAAGAGGCGGGGGTCAAGATCTGA
- a CDS encoding glycosyl hydrolase yields MTRIVPILLALLALTAAAAPQPPPHLAPAPPSGTPTHPPVFGLNSHLATRYPDPSSMDVPAALVSELGVTWVREDLHWHRVQPRPDVWDWTFTDAALRALLSRGINVLGVLGPSVGWATPYRNDTPNDVSYYAPDPDAFVNYARGVVTRYRRYVKHWEIWNEPDLAVFWRPAPDAAAYADLLIRTAAAIREVDPEATILIGGVNPFDTTFLRAVAEYGAWNSFDILAIHPYVNPYGPEDGNLAAAVAGVRALGQRYGPKPIWVTEVGWASGPSDRDSSGRADEQSQANHLPRAMLMLWEAGAERIFWYSFKDDPGNPYGLIRLGRGRTDYSARKPAFDAFRTLNQHLADTTYVERRDLFERRVLVDFESVQGWRRVSQPNGTLRLSGNAYRGEGSAELSYNFTTRQNDYVAFEREPRLSLEGAPYAIGAWVYGDGSTHGLKVWIRDAEGEVLQFVLGPVGAPGWHFLHTPIGGEVEPGNVIVPGGNQRVDFPAALQAIVLDDIADAFVGGGTIWIDDLSAIHGHEIYDLRLERNGEALDVLWSPPGARVTLATQSAEARLIGRDGAERALPAENGRLRLTVGPEPIYVWHRR; encoded by the coding sequence ATGACCCGGATCGTTCCCATTCTCCTGGCGCTCCTCGCGCTTACCGCCGCCGCGGCGCCACAGCCACCGCCGCACCTCGCTCCGGCGCCGCCATCAGGAACGCCGACGCACCCGCCGGTCTTTGGCCTCAACTCCCACCTGGCCACGCGCTACCCCGACCCGTCCTCGATGGACGTGCCGGCGGCCCTGGTGAGCGAACTGGGCGTCACCTGGGTGCGCGAGGACCTGCACTGGCACCGGGTGCAGCCCCGCCCCGACGTGTGGGACTGGACCTTCACCGATGCGGCGCTGCGCGCGCTGCTCAGCCGGGGGATCAACGTGCTAGGGGTGCTTGGCCCCTCGGTGGGCTGGGCCACGCCTTACCGCAACGACACTCCCAACGACGTCTCCTACTATGCGCCCGACCCGGACGCCTTCGTGAACTACGCGCGGGGGGTGGTCACCCGCTATCGCCGCTACGTCAAGCACTGGGAGATCTGGAACGAGCCGGACCTGGCAGTCTTCTGGCGGCCCGCACCCGACGCGGCGGCTTACGCCGACCTGCTCATCCGAACGGCAGCGGCGATCCGCGAGGTAGATCCGGAGGCGACAATCCTCATTGGCGGCGTCAACCCCTTCGATACCACCTTCTTGCGCGCCGTGGCCGAATACGGAGCCTGGAACAGCTTCGACATCCTGGCCATTCATCCTTATGTCAACCCATATGGTCCGGAGGACGGCAACCTGGCAGCGGCGGTGGCGGGTGTCCGGGCGCTGGGGCAGCGCTATGGCCCCAAACCGATCTGGGTCACCGAGGTGGGCTGGGCCAGCGGGCCGAGTGACCGGGACAGCAGCGGGCGCGCCGATGAACAGAGTCAGGCCAACCATCTGCCACGGGCCATGCTGATGCTGTGGGAGGCGGGGGCGGAGCGGATCTTCTGGTACAGCTTCAAGGACGATCCGGGCAACCCCTACGGGCTGATCCGCCTGGGGCGCGGGCGCACCGACTACAGCGCGCGCAAACCGGCCTTCGACGCCTTCCGCACCCTGAACCAGCACCTGGCGGACACGACCTACGTTGAGCGGCGGGACCTGTTCGAGCGGCGGGTGCTGGTGGATTTCGAGAGCGTCCAGGGATGGCGGCGGGTCAGCCAGCCGAACGGCACGCTCCGGCTGAGCGGCAATGCCTACCGGGGCGAGGGCAGCGCCGAACTCAGCTACAACTTCACCACGCGCCAGAACGACTACGTGGCCTTCGAGCGCGAACCGCGCCTCTCTCTGGAAGGCGCGCCCTACGCGATCGGCGCGTGGGTCTACGGTGACGGCAGCACGCACGGGCTGAAGGTGTGGATCCGCGACGCCGAGGGCGAGGTGCTCCAGTTTGTCCTCGGCCCGGTCGGCGCGCCGGGCTGGCACTTCCTGCACACCCCCATCGGCGGCGAGGTCGAGCCGGGTAATGTGATCGTCCCCGGCGGCAACCAGCGGGTGGACTTCCCGGCGGCTTTGCAAGCCATCGTCCTCGATGACATCGCGGACGCCTTCGTCGGCGGAGGCACGATCTGGATTGACGACCTGAGCGCCATCCACGGCCACGAAATCTACGACCTGCGGCTGGAGCGCAACGGCGAGGCGCTGGATGTGCTGTGGTCGCCGCCGGGCGCGCGGGTCACACTGGCCACCCAGAGCGCAGAGGCGCGCCTGATCGGGCGCGACGGCGCCGAGCGCGCCCTGCCGGCGGAAAACGGCCGCCTGCGCCTGACGGTGGGGCCGGAGCCGATCTATGTGTGGCATCGAAGATGA
- a CDS encoding Ig-like domain-containing protein, with translation MITLLRLLARIWTVVLGGTALALWLALLARAAIPLTPFAPAPTVLAIEPPDQAADVLPRTSIAIRFSAPMNRAATAAALRISPATPGSLTWSPDATTLTFQPDTTLLPAVTYTVSLDERALGRWWRPLAQPVSVRFGTAPQPAVVAALPDGAGVAPDTSLAVVFSQPMVLPEAAGQPVEMPHLQFDPPFPATFRWLDQHTLQIRPMTPLAPATPYTVTIAPNLADLRGAELGAPFVWRFSTAWPEVIERAPADGARWVASRMPLTLRLAAAAPPEQIERALRIEPPVEGDLATAIISATQVVTFTPRSGWQPGISYTVRLADPLDEEGGMAPWSFTVAPEPRLEAFFPGQGQVIAPGQEIRLVFSSPMSEEALRAGLRFDPPVGEVAITISETEVRLRPELRPSTRYTMTLAAGTPDLAGSPLASDVVIGLRTAPAAPALTAPAAFDGIIVLPEKAPAAVELERTSLTALDLRLYALDEATLLLAAALRPDEREGFNPERYGQPLARSWRVELRDPSGVPARSRVPVGLSDGEALAPGAYFLRARSPEGPRADLLLLVSTVRLTLRVVGEQALVWATDSRSGAPLADLPVALYRGSTLLARGRTDADGLWVTTVAEGAGPLIATAGSDRPAVVRADWAPVTAATPAYRSLIFIDRPVYAPGDTLQMSGLTRRRDPGGLFVAPAPDAPCRMQLRPLAGGTESIPPATCAIEPVSGIARGTLTLPPDLEPGEYRLTTRIGDSASSVVLRVAPRDGAPVFVLAVFEEPGGLRIRLERNGLPLAGAALNWRLGLEPLGPPPTPPGYQLENIAAETVTLAGSGSADARGELRITFPARPSVATRYRLWVALAASGGESGVATEGMLAGGAPLVAVSLPERFIVSDRRGSVALLALDGLGRPVPGARVKIEVTRAGGSAPLLVRQAVTEADGRAGVQLPLLNPGHYQISASAGGPATTTELWVTGGRFANWGLPDGQMALIADRDRYRPGEVARLLVAIPEAESRLLLMIERGKLLETEVRNVRAGQVITLPITDEMTPGVNVSAVATAGDTWRWGSTTILVNADDPPTVALDAGATLQPPGATGVLTITASTGDLSSAENTLLTIAPAPEEEGAETFSVAGWLQRFQPELLPAPIAATLPQPAIRLSSAPRGVAIAAPGYAPPVEWLNDTPGSLKMPLPVTSGRWLVSALTASSTGPPAGASVVITTGLPLAYDLLAPAMLHPTDRAVIALDLRNAGIGRRQVRVRLNRSNLILERTAPVEQRLVLDEGARGRVAWRVRPEPGAAEASITLSIVTDGQRDVLERRIPIETASAPTLNGVTIPAVGPLDVTVERPATTDLLVVAIAPGVRAALEDQAERLAALTPRSVDEEACLALIAARLAREARGPERVRRAVLLREALRDLEAAQNEDGGWGWWPASPSRPFVTALVLEAQAAAYEALGDNRSPNRQAITYLSRAAPAADPDTRAYVAYALARAWHTDPGTLALLDEALSADGLAFLSLALPPEQAAPALDRLQALARRETTTAGQPDLVRWTADRPSGLPGGSVAVTAAAVQALRAGRPGASELPGAEWTLLAAWGIEGWPSPWDAARVAAALPTEAATAAGPRRVLLDGAPLLGDGAPITTTLRASSTPATPAPILRVEAGAAARYLVAYGVPRRTTDSAGQPALYLELADPATGAPLSDASLRPGQIVALRLTLVTARPLSRARVVVPLPAGLETLPGAPRSPLRQTAVFAEGRITLEAADLAPGVYNETIIARAIASGTYGASPARVTPVFAPELTAIAPAGVTITVGE, from the coding sequence GTGATAACCTTGCTGCGCCTGCTGGCTCGGATCTGGACGGTTGTCCTGGGCGGTACAGCGCTGGCGCTATGGCTGGCCCTGCTGGCGCGGGCCGCCATCCCTCTCACACCCTTCGCGCCAGCTCCCACGGTGCTGGCCATCGAGCCGCCGGATCAGGCTGCCGACGTGCTGCCACGCACGTCAATTGCCATCCGCTTTAGCGCTCCGATGAACCGTGCAGCGACCGCTGCTGCGCTGCGCATCTCCCCGGCGACGCCGGGAAGCCTGACCTGGTCGCCTGATGCAACGACGCTCACTTTTCAACCAGACACAACCCTGCTACCGGCGGTGACCTACACCGTCAGCCTCGATGAGCGGGCGCTGGGGCGCTGGTGGCGACCGCTGGCCCAACCGGTCAGCGTGCGCTTCGGCACCGCCCCGCAGCCAGCGGTGGTCGCCGCGCTGCCCGATGGCGCCGGCGTCGCCCCGGATACGTCGCTCGCTGTGGTCTTCAGCCAGCCTATGGTCCTTCCCGAGGCGGCCGGACAACCAGTGGAGATGCCGCACTTGCAGTTCGATCCGCCTTTCCCGGCGACCTTCCGCTGGCTTGACCAGCATACGCTGCAGATTCGTCCGATGACGCCGCTGGCGCCGGCCACACCCTACACGGTTACGATTGCCCCCAACCTCGCTGACCTGCGCGGCGCGGAGCTTGGCGCGCCCTTTGTCTGGCGCTTCAGCACGGCCTGGCCCGAGGTGATCGAGCGCGCCCCCGCCGATGGCGCCCGCTGGGTCGCATCGCGCATGCCGCTGACCCTGCGCCTGGCCGCCGCGGCGCCCCCGGAGCAAATCGAGCGCGCCCTGCGGATCGAGCCGCCGGTTGAGGGCGATCTCGCCACGGCGATCATCTCCGCAACCCAGGTGGTGACTTTTACTCCGCGTTCGGGCTGGCAGCCGGGGATCAGCTATACGGTGCGGCTGGCCGATCCGCTCGACGAGGAGGGCGGGATGGCGCCCTGGAGCTTCACCGTCGCTCCGGAACCGCGGCTGGAAGCCTTCTTCCCCGGACAGGGGCAGGTTATCGCCCCTGGACAGGAGATTCGTCTGGTCTTTAGTTCTCCGATGAGCGAGGAGGCGCTACGGGCCGGGCTGCGTTTCGATCCTCCCGTGGGTGAGGTTGCCATCACCATCAGCGAGACGGAGGTGCGCCTGCGCCCTGAGCTGCGCCCATCCACACGCTATACGATGACTCTGGCGGCGGGCACGCCCGACCTGGCCGGTTCACCGCTGGCAAGCGATGTCGTGATCGGACTGCGCACCGCCCCGGCGGCGCCCGCGCTCACTGCACCGGCGGCCTTCGATGGGATCATCGTCCTGCCGGAGAAGGCGCCTGCGGCGGTAGAACTGGAGCGCACCAGTCTGACAGCGCTGGATCTACGCCTCTATGCGCTTGATGAAGCGACCTTGCTGCTGGCGGCGGCGCTGCGCCCCGACGAACGCGAGGGATTCAACCCCGAGCGATACGGGCAACCGCTGGCGCGGAGCTGGCGAGTGGAGCTGCGCGATCCGTCCGGCGTCCCGGCGCGCTCGCGGGTGCCGGTGGGGTTGAGCGATGGCGAGGCCCTCGCGCCGGGCGCGTACTTTCTCCGCGCGCGTAGCCCCGAAGGTCCACGGGCTGATCTGTTGTTGCTCGTCTCGACGGTGCGATTGACCCTGCGCGTCGTTGGAGAGCAGGCGCTGGTATGGGCCACTGACTCCAGGAGCGGCGCGCCGCTGGCCGATCTTCCAGTGGCGCTCTATCGCGGAAGCACGCTGCTTGCGCGTGGACGAACCGATGCCGATGGGTTATGGGTCACGACCGTCGCCGAGGGCGCGGGGCCGCTCATCGCAACAGCGGGGAGCGATCGCCCGGCAGTCGTGCGCGCCGACTGGGCGCCTGTCACCGCAGCTACACCCGCCTACCGCAGCCTGATCTTCATTGATCGGCCCGTCTACGCTCCCGGTGATACGCTCCAGATGAGCGGCCTCACCCGCAGACGCGATCCCGGCGGCCTGTTCGTCGCGCCCGCGCCGGACGCGCCCTGCCGCATGCAACTGCGCCCGCTAGCCGGCGGCACGGAGTCGATCCCGCCGGCAACCTGCGCTATCGAGCCTGTCAGCGGGATCGCGCGCGGAACGCTGACCCTCCCGCCGGATCTCGAACCCGGCGAGTATCGCCTGACGACCCGGATCGGCGACTCGGCCAGCAGCGTTGTGTTGCGCGTTGCGCCCCGAGACGGCGCGCCGGTCTTCGTCCTTGCCGTCTTCGAGGAACCCGGTGGGCTACGGATACGGCTGGAGCGCAACGGCCTGCCACTGGCCGGCGCGGCGCTCAACTGGCGTCTGGGACTGGAACCGCTGGGGCCGCCGCCAACCCCGCCGGGCTACCAGCTTGAGAACATAGCCGCCGAGACGGTGACGCTGGCAGGTAGCGGCAGCGCCGACGCCAGGGGAGAATTGCGCATCACCTTCCCGGCGCGTCCCTCCGTGGCCACGCGTTATCGCCTGTGGGTCGCCCTTGCCGCATCCGGCGGTGAAAGTGGCGTCGCAACCGAAGGCATGCTCGCCGGAGGAGCGCCGCTGGTCGCGGTGAGTCTTCCCGAACGGTTCATCGTCAGTGACCGGCGCGGCAGCGTGGCCCTGCTGGCCCTCGACGGGCTGGGGCGCCCGGTTCCCGGCGCGCGGGTGAAGATCGAGGTGACGCGGGCAGGCGGCAGCGCGCCACTGCTGGTGCGCCAGGCCGTCACCGAGGCCGATGGACGCGCCGGGGTGCAATTGCCATTGCTCAATCCTGGCCACTACCAGATCAGCGCCTCGGCAGGCGGCCCCGCGACCACGACGGAGCTATGGGTGACAGGCGGGCGCTTTGCCAACTGGGGCCTTCCCGACGGCCAAATGGCCCTGATCGCCGACCGTGACCGCTACCGCCCTGGCGAGGTCGCCAGGCTGCTCGTGGCGATCCCGGAGGCCGAGAGCAGGCTGCTGCTGATGATCGAACGCGGTAAGCTGCTGGAAACCGAGGTGCGCAACGTTCGCGCCGGTCAGGTCATTACGCTGCCGATTACCGACGAGATGACCCCCGGCGTCAATGTTAGCGCGGTCGCCACGGCGGGCGACACCTGGCGCTGGGGCAGCACAACCATCCTGGTGAACGCCGATGATCCGCCAACGGTGGCTCTTGATGCCGGAGCGACGCTCCAACCGCCAGGAGCGACAGGCGTCCTGACGATCACCGCCAGCACCGGCGACCTTTCCAGCGCTGAGAATACGCTGCTCACCATCGCTCCAGCGCCCGAAGAAGAAGGCGCAGAGACCTTCAGCGTCGCGGGCTGGCTGCAACGGTTCCAGCCTGAACTGCTGCCAGCCCCGATTGCCGCTACGCTGCCACAACCGGCGATCAGGCTCAGCTCCGCGCCGCGTGGCGTCGCGATCGCCGCGCCGGGCTACGCGCCGCCGGTCGAATGGCTCAACGACACGCCTGGCAGCTTGAAAATGCCTCTGCCGGTCACTTCCGGGCGGTGGCTGGTCAGCGCGCTGACGGCCAGTTCCACCGGCCCGCCAGCCGGCGCCAGCGTGGTGATCACAACAGGTCTGCCACTGGCCTATGATCTGCTGGCCCCGGCGATGCTCCACCCTACGGATCGGGCCGTGATTGCGCTTGATCTCCGCAATGCCGGAATCGGGCGACGCCAGGTGCGCGTGCGTCTCAATCGAAGCAACCTGATCCTGGAACGAACCGCGCCGGTTGAACAGCGCCTCGTGCTTGACGAGGGCGCTAGGGGCCGCGTCGCCTGGCGCGTGCGTCCCGAACCCGGAGCCGCCGAGGCCAGCATCACTCTCAGTATCGTGACCGACGGCCAGCGTGACGTGCTTGAGCGGCGCATTCCTATTGAGACCGCTTCAGCGCCCACGCTGAACGGCGTGACCATTCCCGCCGTCGGCCCGCTAGACGTAACGGTCGAGCGCCCGGCGACCACAGACCTGCTGGTGGTCGCCATCGCGCCGGGCGTGCGGGCGGCGTTGGAGGACCAGGCCGAACGCCTGGCCGCTTTGACACCGCGTTCGGTGGACGAGGAGGCCTGTCTGGCGCTGATCGCCGCGCGGCTGGCCCGCGAGGCCCGGGGGCCGGAGCGCGTGCGCCGGGCCGTGCTCCTGCGCGAGGCGTTGCGCGACCTTGAGGCGGCGCAGAACGAAGATGGCGGCTGGGGCTGGTGGCCCGCCAGCCCCTCGCGCCCCTTCGTGACTGCGCTGGTGCTGGAGGCGCAGGCGGCAGCCTATGAAGCCCTGGGCGACAATCGCTCGCCCAACCGGCAGGCGATCACGTATCTAAGCCGCGCCGCGCCGGCTGCCGATCCCGACACCCGGGCCTACGTGGCCTATGCCCTGGCCCGTGCCTGGCATACCGATCCGGGGACGCTCGCGCTGCTCGACGAGGCCCTCTCTGCCGACGGGCTGGCCTTTCTTAGCCTGGCGCTGCCTCCAGAGCAGGCAGCGCCAGCCCTGGATCGCCTCCAGGCCCTGGCACGGCGGGAGACGACCACGGCGGGTCAGCCAGACCTGGTGCGCTGGACGGCGGATCGTCCCTCCGGGTTGCCGGGTGGAAGCGTAGCGGTCACAGCGGCCGCGGTGCAGGCACTGCGGGCGGGCCGGCCTGGCGCGAGCGAACTCCCCGGCGCTGAATGGACGCTCCTGGCCGCATGGGGGATTGAGGGCTGGCCCAGCCCGTGGGACGCCGCGCGCGTCGCGGCCGCGCTGCCGACAGAGGCGGCGACCGCGGCTGGCCCCCGGCGTGTGCTCCTCGACGGCGCGCCGCTGCTCGGCGACGGCGCGCCGATCACCACCACCCTTCGGGCCAGCAGCACGCCCGCAACGCCCGCGCCAATCCTGCGGGTCGAGGCCGGCGCCGCGGCCAGATACCTTGTGGCATATGGCGTTCCCCGGAGAACCACCGACAGCGCCGGGCAGCCAGCCCTCTACCTGGAGCTGGCCGACCCGGCCACCGGCGCGCCCCTGAGCGATGCCAGCCTCCGTCCGGGTCAGATTGTCGCCCTGCGCCTGACGCTGGTGACGGCGCGCCCCCTCAGCCGGGCGCGCGTCGTCGTCCCGCTGCCGGCCGGTCTCGAAACCCTGCCCGGCGCGCCCCGCTCACCCTTGCGTCAAACCGCCGTGTTCGCCGAGGGGCGGATCACCCTCGAAGCGGCCGATCTTGCTCCCGGAGTATACAACGAGACGATTATCGCCCGAGCCATCGCTTCGGGAACCTACGGCGCGTCCCCGGCCCGGGTTACGCCGGTGTTCGCGCCGGAGCTGACAGCCATCGCGCCCGCAGGGGTGACGATAACGGTGGGTGAATGA
- a CDS encoding methyltransferase domain-containing protein yields the protein MIDHFDLIAPFYDRLIGPPDLERLREVLDVPPGGRVLDAGGGTGRVAVHLRALAGEVVILDRSAPMLRQARARGLEALAGDVTRLPFPDATFDRVVVVDALHHFTRPAEAIRELLRVLRPEGRLVIEEPDIRLGVVKLVALAERLLLMNSRFFAPAEIIQMIKACGVPAWAVADDRFAAWVIADKGLRPESGIPARQSTRQPAN from the coding sequence ATGATCGATCATTTCGACCTGATCGCACCCTTTTACGATCGGCTCATCGGTCCGCCGGATCTGGAGCGGCTGCGGGAGGTGCTGGACGTGCCGCCGGGGGGGCGCGTGCTCGACGCGGGTGGCGGCACGGGGCGCGTGGCAGTCCATCTGCGCGCTCTGGCTGGCGAGGTGGTGATCCTCGACCGTTCGGCGCCGATGCTGCGTCAGGCGCGGGCCAGGGGCCTTGAGGCGCTGGCCGGCGATGTGACACGCCTGCCCTTTCCCGACGCCACGTTTGATCGGGTCGTGGTGGTTGACGCGCTGCATCACTTTACCCGACCGGCGGAGGCCATTCGCGAGTTGTTGCGCGTGTTGCGCCCCGAGGGCCGCCTGGTGATTGAGGAGCCGGACATTCGCCTGGGAGTAGTGAAACTCGTCGCCCTGGCCGAGCGACTGCTGCTGATGAACAGTAGATTCTTCGCGCCGGCGGAGATCATCCAGATGATAAAAGCCTGCGGGGTCCCGGCGTGGGCCGTGGCCGACGATCGCTTCGCAGCCTGGGTGATCGCCGATAAGGGTCTCAGGCCAGAGTCAGGAATACCAGCACGGCAATCAACCCGCCAACCAGCGAACTGA